From the Oxyura jamaicensis isolate SHBP4307 breed ruddy duck chromosome 9 unlocalized genomic scaffold, BPBGC_Ojam_1.0 oxy9_random_OJ106484, whole genome shotgun sequence genome, one window contains:
- the LOC118157689 gene encoding mucin-4-like isoform X1, producing the protein MVAVFWEDADFSRGVGTTWYQEYLTLGSTRDPLVRDVEEKVEKYLKTPYTARWTLKVTWEKAPAYPSQQDDAQTSTYQAVLSTDGNQSFALLLYQDGGMRWDYAGLAAGNVLIGFSSGDGYAQNNELTQQPPAVKYRPNQHRSSGTDVRGLWLYRLDSRGRVNYRLRCLAWLEAQPAPTTWSTELPPCPCSRPQAELDPRYRRSRGAERGAEPPPAAGVAATLRDGSDPVRVLRTASPSRAGAGVRCVYRGTSLLEGWQERAWSPPIRTTADEELEAFEWCCWRVEKPRFCTRFAEKRPRTGCKGYLPPTPASAFGDPHITTLDGLTYTFNGLGDFVLLLAGDAHSSFVLQGRTARTGTAQATNFVAFAAQYVSNTTTTVEWTLGSQGDIQVLLNYQTIQFSYSQDMGAEVHYSPGVLLVNASSVTATFDGTVSISTSASAGLLSVVCSLPDRYRNGTKGLLGVWDDNPADDFQMPNGSSIPVNSSEEEIFSYGMTWAVGEHSLFAQPLAAPEKNFTPTFLSRLRQENESQYQRAASQCRGSKECVYDMLSTGDMTLGLATQSLVEDFQEKKTALNTFPPVIVGDLSLTAFRTQRVTRQYRAEGPGALFVPHISPELNISENGTLTWEPRGTAPLSVTLQAVGPQHLAALLQLSFTLCSCRTSHECDYNNTATVSGSSLQPVSPSPWQLAACRCDDGYSGPFCQHPPDPCAQGCFPGVGCDPLAGCDPCPRGLTGDGRHCSDIDECAQGTACPGNGTCTNTVGSYTCSCPAGVEGEGPGCGTACGSQSCPEGFCSNGGRCHLHPSSCAPACVCPPAFTDQRCLVAGGDFRPPASPDLPRRSVRLRVRALQNATAGEVNATVSAILGSLEVKAFQSNTNISRMAAAGFAFAVVAEFAYGSSGSVIRFLNEELVGAITRAFNERRGWRDAGTHLLFEHLHLDNITDLVKLSVAELRHYFSCTLYGYEGYQLDYLGTTGFLCISPCKKGYCQHGGRCQHLPEGPTCSCTPFSIFSPAGARCEQLAVSLAAFLGILLGALALLCLLLAAACLALRLCRRHRDPWGTKDTFWRPRQFSSLMKAAERAVNTHGSGRHWEPRLQAIDPSVQIRIKRPQVRAPSQPALQP; encoded by the exons ATGGTGGCCGTGTTTTGGGAGGACGCCGACTTCTCGCGCGGCGTCGGCACCACCTGGTACCAG GAGTACCTCACCCTCGGCTCTACCCGAGACCCCCTCGTCCGTGACGTGGAAGAGAAGGTTGAGAAATACCTGAAAACCCCCTACACGGCGAGATGGACCCTGAAGGTGACGTGGGAGAAGGCCCCGGCGTACCCGTCCCAGCAGGACGATGCTCAG ACCAGCACGTACCAGGCCGTGCTCTCCACCGACGGGAACCAGTCCTTCGCCCTGCTGCTGTACCAGGACGGCGGCATGCGGTGGGACTACGCCGGGCTGGCAGCCGGGAACGTGCTCATCGGCTTCTCCAG CGGCGATGGGTATGCCCAAAACAACGAGCTGACTCAGCAGCCACCGGCTGTTAAATACCGACCCAACCAGCACCGCAGCTCTGGCACCG ATGTGCGGGGGCTGTGGCTGTACCGGCTGGACAGCCGCGGCCGGGTGAACTACCGCCTGCGCTGCCTGGCGTGGCTGGAGGCACAGCCTGCCCCAACCACCTGGAGCACGGAGCTGCCACCCTGCCCCTGCTCGCggccccaggcagagctggacCCCCGCTACCGCCgcagcagaggtgctgagcgtggggctgagccccctcccGCAGCCGGGGTGGCTGCCACCCTCCGGGATGGCTCAGACCCCGTGAGGGTGCTGCGCACCGCGTCCCCCAgccgggcaggagctggggtgcgGTGTGTGTACCGAGGCACAAGCTTGCTGGAGGGCTGGCAGGAGAGGGCCTGGAGCCCACCCATCCGCACCACGGCCG ACGAGGAGCTGGAGGCGTTTGAGTGGTGCTGCTGGCGCGTGGAGAAGCCCCGGTTCTGCACCAGGTTTGCCGAGAAGAGACCGAGGACCGGCTGCAAGGGATACCTGCCACCCACCCCTG CCAGTGCCTTCGGGGACCCCCACATCACCACCCTGGATGGCCTCACCTACACATTCAATGGCCTTGGGGActttgtcctgctgctggccggcGATGCCCACAGCAGCTTCGTGCTGCAAGGGCGCACGGCCCGGACCGGCACAGCCCAGGCCACCAACTTCGTGGCCTTCGCTGCCCAGTACGTCtccaacaccaccaccaca GTTGAGTGGACTTTGGGAAGCCAGGGTGACATCCAAGTCCTCCTGAACTACCAAACCATCCAGTTTTCCTACTCCCAAG ACATGGGTGCCGAGGTGCACTAcagccctggggtgctgctggtcAACGCCTCCTCCGTCACGGCCACCTTTGACGGCACCGTCTCCATCTCCACCTCAGCCAGCGCCGGGCTCCTCAGCGTGGTGTGCAGCCTGCCGGATCGGTACCGCAACGGCACCAAGGGCCTCCTGG GTGTGTGGGACGACAACCCTGCAGATGACTTCCAGATGCCAAACGGGAGCAGCATCCCTGTGAACAGCAGCGAGGAGGAGATCTTCAGCTACGGGATGACCT GGGCTGTTGGAGAGCACAGCCTGTTCGCCCAGCCCCTGGCCGCACCGGAGAAGAACTTCACCCCCACCTTCTTGTCTCGGCTGCGGCAGGAGAATGAAAGCCAGTACCAGCGGGCAGCCTCGCAGTGCCGCGGCAGCAAGGAGTGCGTCTACGACATGCTGAGCACGGGGGACATGACCCTGGGCCTGGCCACCCAGAGCCTCGTGGAGGACTTCCAGGAGAAGAAGACGGCGCTCA ACACCTTCCCTCCTGTCATCGTTGGGGACCTGTCGCTCACAGCCTTCAGGACGCAGCGGGTGACGAGGCAGTACCGAGCCGAGGGGCCGGGTGCGCTCTTTGTCCCCCACATCTCCCCGGAGCTCAACATTTCGG AGAACGGCACCCTGACGTGGGAGCCCCGCGGGACGGCCCCGCTCAGCGTCACCCTGCAGGCCGTGGGCCCCCAGCACCTCGCCgccctgctccagctcagcTTCACCCTCTGCAGCTGCCGCACGAGCCACGAGTGTGACTACAACAACACGGCCACCGTCAGCGGCTCCTCCCTGCAG ccggtgtccccgtccccttggcagctggcagcctgcaggtgTGATGACGGCTACTCGGGTCCCTTCTGCCAGCACCCGCCGGACCCCTGCGCCCAGGGGTGCTTCCCCGGGGTGGGCTGCGACCCGCTCGCCGGCTGCGACCCCTGCCCACGTGGCCTGACGGGGGACGGGAGGCACTGCTCGG ATATCGATGAGTGCGCACAGGGGACGGCGTGTCCGGGGAACGGCACCTGCACCAACACCGTGGGCAGCTAcacctgctcctgcccagctggtGTGGAGG GCGAGGGGCCTGGCTGTGGCACAGCCTGCGGGTCCCAGTCCTGCCCCGAGGGCTTCTGCAGCAACGGGGGGCGCTGCCACCTGCACCCCTCCTCCTGTGCGCCCGCCTGCGTGTGTCCCCCGGCCTTCACCGACCAGCGCTGCCTGGTGGCAGGGGGGGACTTTCGGCCCCCGGCCAGCCCAG ATCTGCCCCGGAGGAGCGTGCGGCTGCGGGTCAGGGCGCTGCAAAATGCCACAGCCGGGGAAGTCAACGCCACC GTCTCAGCCATCCTGGGCTCCCTGGAGGTGAAGGCTTTCCAGAGTAACACCAACATCTCCCGCAT GGCCGCTGCTGGCTTCGCCTTCGCCGTGGTGGCCGAGTTCGCCTACGGCAGCAGCGGCTCCGTGATCCGCTTCCTGAACGAGGAGCTGGTGGGGGCCATCACCAGAGCCTTCAACGAGCGGCGGGGATGGCGGGACGCGGGCACACACCTCCTCTTCGAGCACCTGCACCTGGACAACATCACCGACCTGGTGAAGC TGTCGGTGGCGGAGCTGAGGCACTACTTCTCCTGCACTCTGTACGGCTACGAAGGCTACCAGCTGGACTACCTGGGGACCACCGGCTTCCTCTGCATCTCCCCTTGCAAGAAGGGCTACTGCCAGCACGGCGGCCGGTGCCAGCACCTGCCCGAGGGCCCCACGTGCAG CTGCACCCCCTTCTCCATCTTCTCCCCGGCCGGTGCCCGGTGCGAGCAGCTCGCCGTCAGCCTCGCCGCCTTCCTCGGCATCCTGCTGGgggccctggctctgctctgcctcctgctcgCCGCCGCCTGCCTCGCCTTGCGCCTCTGCCGCCGGCACCGGGACCCCTGGGG GACCAAGGACACCTTCTGGAGGCCTCGGCAGTTCTCCT ccctgatgaaggcagcagagagagcagTGAACACCCACGGCTCGGGAAGGCACTGGGAGCCGCGGCTCCAGGCCATCGACCCATCCGTCCAG ATAAGGATCAAGAGACCCCAGGTCAGGGCTCCAAgccagcctgccctgcagccgtag
- the LOC118157689 gene encoding mucin-4-like isoform X2 has protein sequence MVAVFWEDADFSRGVGTTWYQEYLTLGSTRDPLVRDVEEKVEKYLKTPYTARWTLKVTWEKAPAYPSQQDDAQTSTYQAVLSTDGNQSFALLLYQDGGMRWDYAGLAAGNVLIGFSSGDGYAQNNELTQQPPAVKYRPNQHRSSGTDVRGLWLYRLDSRGRVNYRLRCLAWLEAQPAPTTWSTELPPCPCSRPQAELDPRYRRSRGAERGAEPPPAAGVAATLRDGSDPVRVLRTASPSRAGAGVRCVYRGTSLLEGWQERAWSPPIRTTADEELEAFEWCCWRVEKPRFCTRFAEKRPRTGCKGYLPPTPASAFGDPHITTLDGLTYTFNGLGDFVLLLAGDAHSSFVLQGRTARTGTAQATNFVAFAAQYVSNTTTTVEWTLGSQGDIQVLLNYQTIQFSYSQDMGAEVHYSPGVLLVNASSVTATFDGTVSISTSASAGLLSVVCSLPDRYRNGTKGLLGVWDDNPADDFQMPNGSSIPVNSSEEEIFSYGMTWAVGEHSLFAQPLAAPEKNFTPTFLSRLRQENESQYQRAASQCRGSKECVYDMLSTGDMTLGLATQSLVEDFQEKKTALNTFPPVIVGDLSLTAFRTQRVTRQYRAEGPGALFVPHISPELNISENGTLTWEPRGTAPLSVTLQAVGPQHLAALLQLSFTLCSCRTSHECDYNNTATVSGSSLQPVSPSPWQLAACRCDDGYSGPFCQHPPDPCAQGCFPGVGCDPLAGCDPCPRGLTGDGRHCSDIDECAQGTACPGNGTCTNTVGSYTCSCPAGEGPGCGTACGSQSCPEGFCSNGGRCHLHPSSCAPACVCPPAFTDQRCLVAGGDFRPPASPDLPRRSVRLRVRALQNATAGEVNATVSAILGSLEVKAFQSNTNISRMAAAGFAFAVVAEFAYGSSGSVIRFLNEELVGAITRAFNERRGWRDAGTHLLFEHLHLDNITDLVKLSVAELRHYFSCTLYGYEGYQLDYLGTTGFLCISPCKKGYCQHGGRCQHLPEGPTCSCTPFSIFSPAGARCEQLAVSLAAFLGILLGALALLCLLLAAACLALRLCRRHRDPWGTKDTFWRPRQFSSLMKAAERAVNTHGSGRHWEPRLQAIDPSVQIRIKRPQVRAPSQPALQP, from the exons ATGGTGGCCGTGTTTTGGGAGGACGCCGACTTCTCGCGCGGCGTCGGCACCACCTGGTACCAG GAGTACCTCACCCTCGGCTCTACCCGAGACCCCCTCGTCCGTGACGTGGAAGAGAAGGTTGAGAAATACCTGAAAACCCCCTACACGGCGAGATGGACCCTGAAGGTGACGTGGGAGAAGGCCCCGGCGTACCCGTCCCAGCAGGACGATGCTCAG ACCAGCACGTACCAGGCCGTGCTCTCCACCGACGGGAACCAGTCCTTCGCCCTGCTGCTGTACCAGGACGGCGGCATGCGGTGGGACTACGCCGGGCTGGCAGCCGGGAACGTGCTCATCGGCTTCTCCAG CGGCGATGGGTATGCCCAAAACAACGAGCTGACTCAGCAGCCACCGGCTGTTAAATACCGACCCAACCAGCACCGCAGCTCTGGCACCG ATGTGCGGGGGCTGTGGCTGTACCGGCTGGACAGCCGCGGCCGGGTGAACTACCGCCTGCGCTGCCTGGCGTGGCTGGAGGCACAGCCTGCCCCAACCACCTGGAGCACGGAGCTGCCACCCTGCCCCTGCTCGCggccccaggcagagctggacCCCCGCTACCGCCgcagcagaggtgctgagcgtggggctgagccccctcccGCAGCCGGGGTGGCTGCCACCCTCCGGGATGGCTCAGACCCCGTGAGGGTGCTGCGCACCGCGTCCCCCAgccgggcaggagctggggtgcgGTGTGTGTACCGAGGCACAAGCTTGCTGGAGGGCTGGCAGGAGAGGGCCTGGAGCCCACCCATCCGCACCACGGCCG ACGAGGAGCTGGAGGCGTTTGAGTGGTGCTGCTGGCGCGTGGAGAAGCCCCGGTTCTGCACCAGGTTTGCCGAGAAGAGACCGAGGACCGGCTGCAAGGGATACCTGCCACCCACCCCTG CCAGTGCCTTCGGGGACCCCCACATCACCACCCTGGATGGCCTCACCTACACATTCAATGGCCTTGGGGActttgtcctgctgctggccggcGATGCCCACAGCAGCTTCGTGCTGCAAGGGCGCACGGCCCGGACCGGCACAGCCCAGGCCACCAACTTCGTGGCCTTCGCTGCCCAGTACGTCtccaacaccaccaccaca GTTGAGTGGACTTTGGGAAGCCAGGGTGACATCCAAGTCCTCCTGAACTACCAAACCATCCAGTTTTCCTACTCCCAAG ACATGGGTGCCGAGGTGCACTAcagccctggggtgctgctggtcAACGCCTCCTCCGTCACGGCCACCTTTGACGGCACCGTCTCCATCTCCACCTCAGCCAGCGCCGGGCTCCTCAGCGTGGTGTGCAGCCTGCCGGATCGGTACCGCAACGGCACCAAGGGCCTCCTGG GTGTGTGGGACGACAACCCTGCAGATGACTTCCAGATGCCAAACGGGAGCAGCATCCCTGTGAACAGCAGCGAGGAGGAGATCTTCAGCTACGGGATGACCT GGGCTGTTGGAGAGCACAGCCTGTTCGCCCAGCCCCTGGCCGCACCGGAGAAGAACTTCACCCCCACCTTCTTGTCTCGGCTGCGGCAGGAGAATGAAAGCCAGTACCAGCGGGCAGCCTCGCAGTGCCGCGGCAGCAAGGAGTGCGTCTACGACATGCTGAGCACGGGGGACATGACCCTGGGCCTGGCCACCCAGAGCCTCGTGGAGGACTTCCAGGAGAAGAAGACGGCGCTCA ACACCTTCCCTCCTGTCATCGTTGGGGACCTGTCGCTCACAGCCTTCAGGACGCAGCGGGTGACGAGGCAGTACCGAGCCGAGGGGCCGGGTGCGCTCTTTGTCCCCCACATCTCCCCGGAGCTCAACATTTCGG AGAACGGCACCCTGACGTGGGAGCCCCGCGGGACGGCCCCGCTCAGCGTCACCCTGCAGGCCGTGGGCCCCCAGCACCTCGCCgccctgctccagctcagcTTCACCCTCTGCAGCTGCCGCACGAGCCACGAGTGTGACTACAACAACACGGCCACCGTCAGCGGCTCCTCCCTGCAG ccggtgtccccgtccccttggcagctggcagcctgcaggtgTGATGACGGCTACTCGGGTCCCTTCTGCCAGCACCCGCCGGACCCCTGCGCCCAGGGGTGCTTCCCCGGGGTGGGCTGCGACCCGCTCGCCGGCTGCGACCCCTGCCCACGTGGCCTGACGGGGGACGGGAGGCACTGCTCGG ATATCGATGAGTGCGCACAGGGGACGGCGTGTCCGGGGAACGGCACCTGCACCAACACCGTGGGCAGCTAcacctgctcctgcccagctg GCGAGGGGCCTGGCTGTGGCACAGCCTGCGGGTCCCAGTCCTGCCCCGAGGGCTTCTGCAGCAACGGGGGGCGCTGCCACCTGCACCCCTCCTCCTGTGCGCCCGCCTGCGTGTGTCCCCCGGCCTTCACCGACCAGCGCTGCCTGGTGGCAGGGGGGGACTTTCGGCCCCCGGCCAGCCCAG ATCTGCCCCGGAGGAGCGTGCGGCTGCGGGTCAGGGCGCTGCAAAATGCCACAGCCGGGGAAGTCAACGCCACC GTCTCAGCCATCCTGGGCTCCCTGGAGGTGAAGGCTTTCCAGAGTAACACCAACATCTCCCGCAT GGCCGCTGCTGGCTTCGCCTTCGCCGTGGTGGCCGAGTTCGCCTACGGCAGCAGCGGCTCCGTGATCCGCTTCCTGAACGAGGAGCTGGTGGGGGCCATCACCAGAGCCTTCAACGAGCGGCGGGGATGGCGGGACGCGGGCACACACCTCCTCTTCGAGCACCTGCACCTGGACAACATCACCGACCTGGTGAAGC TGTCGGTGGCGGAGCTGAGGCACTACTTCTCCTGCACTCTGTACGGCTACGAAGGCTACCAGCTGGACTACCTGGGGACCACCGGCTTCCTCTGCATCTCCCCTTGCAAGAAGGGCTACTGCCAGCACGGCGGCCGGTGCCAGCACCTGCCCGAGGGCCCCACGTGCAG CTGCACCCCCTTCTCCATCTTCTCCCCGGCCGGTGCCCGGTGCGAGCAGCTCGCCGTCAGCCTCGCCGCCTTCCTCGGCATCCTGCTGGgggccctggctctgctctgcctcctgctcgCCGCCGCCTGCCTCGCCTTGCGCCTCTGCCGCCGGCACCGGGACCCCTGGGG GACCAAGGACACCTTCTGGAGGCCTCGGCAGTTCTCCT ccctgatgaaggcagcagagagagcagTGAACACCCACGGCTCGGGAAGGCACTGGGAGCCGCGGCTCCAGGCCATCGACCCATCCGTCCAG ATAAGGATCAAGAGACCCCAGGTCAGGGCTCCAAgccagcctgccctgcagccgtag
- the LOC118157689 gene encoding mucin-4-like isoform X3, which produces MVAVFWEDADFSRGVGTTWYQEYLTLGSTRDPLVRDVEEKVEKYLKTPYTARWTLKVTWEKAPAYPSQQDDAQTSTYQAVLSTDGNQSFALLLYQDGGMRWDYAGLAAGNVLIGFSSGDGYAQNNELTQQPPAVKYRPNQHRSSGTDVRGLWLYRLDSRGRVNYRLRCLAWLEAQPAPTTWSTELPPCPCSRPQAELDPRYRRSRGAERGAEPPPAAGVAATLRDGSDPVRVLRTASPSRAGAGVRCVYRGTSLLEGWQERAWSPPIRTTADEELEAFEWCCWRVEKPRFCTRFAEKRPRTGCKGYLPPTPASAFGDPHITTLDGLTYTFNGLGDFVLLLAGDAHSSFVLQGRTARTGTAQATNFVAFAAQYVSNTTTTVEWTLGSQGDIQVLLNYQTIQFSYSQDMGAEVHYSPGVLLVNASSVTATFDGTVSISTSASAGLLSVVCSLPDRYRNGTKGLLGVWDDNPADDFQMPNGSSIPVNSSEEEIFSYGMTWAVGEHSLFAQPLAAPEKNFTPTFLSRLRQENESQYQRAASQCRGSKECVYDMLSTGDMTLGLATQSLVEDFQEKKTALNTFPPVIVGDLSLTAFRTQRVTRQYRAEGPGALFVPHISPELNISENGTLTWEPRGTAPLSVTLQAVGPQHLAALLQLSFTLCSCRTSHECDYNNTATVSGSSLQLAACRCDDGYSGPFCQHPPDPCAQGCFPGVGCDPLAGCDPCPRGLTGDGRHCSDIDECAQGTACPGNGTCTNTVGSYTCSCPAGVEGEGPGCGTACGSQSCPEGFCSNGGRCHLHPSSCAPACVCPPAFTDQRCLVAGGDFRPPASPDLPRRSVRLRVRALQNATAGEVNATVSAILGSLEVKAFQSNTNISRMAAAGFAFAVVAEFAYGSSGSVIRFLNEELVGAITRAFNERRGWRDAGTHLLFEHLHLDNITDLVKLSVAELRHYFSCTLYGYEGYQLDYLGTTGFLCISPCKKGYCQHGGRCQHLPEGPTCSCTPFSIFSPAGARCEQLAVSLAAFLGILLGALALLCLLLAAACLALRLCRRHRDPWGTKDTFWRPRQFSSLMKAAERAVNTHGSGRHWEPRLQAIDPSVQIRIKRPQVRAPSQPALQP; this is translated from the exons ATGGTGGCCGTGTTTTGGGAGGACGCCGACTTCTCGCGCGGCGTCGGCACCACCTGGTACCAG GAGTACCTCACCCTCGGCTCTACCCGAGACCCCCTCGTCCGTGACGTGGAAGAGAAGGTTGAGAAATACCTGAAAACCCCCTACACGGCGAGATGGACCCTGAAGGTGACGTGGGAGAAGGCCCCGGCGTACCCGTCCCAGCAGGACGATGCTCAG ACCAGCACGTACCAGGCCGTGCTCTCCACCGACGGGAACCAGTCCTTCGCCCTGCTGCTGTACCAGGACGGCGGCATGCGGTGGGACTACGCCGGGCTGGCAGCCGGGAACGTGCTCATCGGCTTCTCCAG CGGCGATGGGTATGCCCAAAACAACGAGCTGACTCAGCAGCCACCGGCTGTTAAATACCGACCCAACCAGCACCGCAGCTCTGGCACCG ATGTGCGGGGGCTGTGGCTGTACCGGCTGGACAGCCGCGGCCGGGTGAACTACCGCCTGCGCTGCCTGGCGTGGCTGGAGGCACAGCCTGCCCCAACCACCTGGAGCACGGAGCTGCCACCCTGCCCCTGCTCGCggccccaggcagagctggacCCCCGCTACCGCCgcagcagaggtgctgagcgtggggctgagccccctcccGCAGCCGGGGTGGCTGCCACCCTCCGGGATGGCTCAGACCCCGTGAGGGTGCTGCGCACCGCGTCCCCCAgccgggcaggagctggggtgcgGTGTGTGTACCGAGGCACAAGCTTGCTGGAGGGCTGGCAGGAGAGGGCCTGGAGCCCACCCATCCGCACCACGGCCG ACGAGGAGCTGGAGGCGTTTGAGTGGTGCTGCTGGCGCGTGGAGAAGCCCCGGTTCTGCACCAGGTTTGCCGAGAAGAGACCGAGGACCGGCTGCAAGGGATACCTGCCACCCACCCCTG CCAGTGCCTTCGGGGACCCCCACATCACCACCCTGGATGGCCTCACCTACACATTCAATGGCCTTGGGGActttgtcctgctgctggccggcGATGCCCACAGCAGCTTCGTGCTGCAAGGGCGCACGGCCCGGACCGGCACAGCCCAGGCCACCAACTTCGTGGCCTTCGCTGCCCAGTACGTCtccaacaccaccaccaca GTTGAGTGGACTTTGGGAAGCCAGGGTGACATCCAAGTCCTCCTGAACTACCAAACCATCCAGTTTTCCTACTCCCAAG ACATGGGTGCCGAGGTGCACTAcagccctggggtgctgctggtcAACGCCTCCTCCGTCACGGCCACCTTTGACGGCACCGTCTCCATCTCCACCTCAGCCAGCGCCGGGCTCCTCAGCGTGGTGTGCAGCCTGCCGGATCGGTACCGCAACGGCACCAAGGGCCTCCTGG GTGTGTGGGACGACAACCCTGCAGATGACTTCCAGATGCCAAACGGGAGCAGCATCCCTGTGAACAGCAGCGAGGAGGAGATCTTCAGCTACGGGATGACCT GGGCTGTTGGAGAGCACAGCCTGTTCGCCCAGCCCCTGGCCGCACCGGAGAAGAACTTCACCCCCACCTTCTTGTCTCGGCTGCGGCAGGAGAATGAAAGCCAGTACCAGCGGGCAGCCTCGCAGTGCCGCGGCAGCAAGGAGTGCGTCTACGACATGCTGAGCACGGGGGACATGACCCTGGGCCTGGCCACCCAGAGCCTCGTGGAGGACTTCCAGGAGAAGAAGACGGCGCTCA ACACCTTCCCTCCTGTCATCGTTGGGGACCTGTCGCTCACAGCCTTCAGGACGCAGCGGGTGACGAGGCAGTACCGAGCCGAGGGGCCGGGTGCGCTCTTTGTCCCCCACATCTCCCCGGAGCTCAACATTTCGG AGAACGGCACCCTGACGTGGGAGCCCCGCGGGACGGCCCCGCTCAGCGTCACCCTGCAGGCCGTGGGCCCCCAGCACCTCGCCgccctgctccagctcagcTTCACCCTCTGCAGCTGCCGCACGAGCCACGAGTGTGACTACAACAACACGGCCACCGTCAGCGGCTCCTCCCTGCAG ctggcagcctgcaggtgTGATGACGGCTACTCGGGTCCCTTCTGCCAGCACCCGCCGGACCCCTGCGCCCAGGGGTGCTTCCCCGGGGTGGGCTGCGACCCGCTCGCCGGCTGCGACCCCTGCCCACGTGGCCTGACGGGGGACGGGAGGCACTGCTCGG ATATCGATGAGTGCGCACAGGGGACGGCGTGTCCGGGGAACGGCACCTGCACCAACACCGTGGGCAGCTAcacctgctcctgcccagctggtGTGGAGG GCGAGGGGCCTGGCTGTGGCACAGCCTGCGGGTCCCAGTCCTGCCCCGAGGGCTTCTGCAGCAACGGGGGGCGCTGCCACCTGCACCCCTCCTCCTGTGCGCCCGCCTGCGTGTGTCCCCCGGCCTTCACCGACCAGCGCTGCCTGGTGGCAGGGGGGGACTTTCGGCCCCCGGCCAGCCCAG ATCTGCCCCGGAGGAGCGTGCGGCTGCGGGTCAGGGCGCTGCAAAATGCCACAGCCGGGGAAGTCAACGCCACC GTCTCAGCCATCCTGGGCTCCCTGGAGGTGAAGGCTTTCCAGAGTAACACCAACATCTCCCGCAT GGCCGCTGCTGGCTTCGCCTTCGCCGTGGTGGCCGAGTTCGCCTACGGCAGCAGCGGCTCCGTGATCCGCTTCCTGAACGAGGAGCTGGTGGGGGCCATCACCAGAGCCTTCAACGAGCGGCGGGGATGGCGGGACGCGGGCACACACCTCCTCTTCGAGCACCTGCACCTGGACAACATCACCGACCTGGTGAAGC TGTCGGTGGCGGAGCTGAGGCACTACTTCTCCTGCACTCTGTACGGCTACGAAGGCTACCAGCTGGACTACCTGGGGACCACCGGCTTCCTCTGCATCTCCCCTTGCAAGAAGGGCTACTGCCAGCACGGCGGCCGGTGCCAGCACCTGCCCGAGGGCCCCACGTGCAG CTGCACCCCCTTCTCCATCTTCTCCCCGGCCGGTGCCCGGTGCGAGCAGCTCGCCGTCAGCCTCGCCGCCTTCCTCGGCATCCTGCTGGgggccctggctctgctctgcctcctgctcgCCGCCGCCTGCCTCGCCTTGCGCCTCTGCCGCCGGCACCGGGACCCCTGGGG GACCAAGGACACCTTCTGGAGGCCTCGGCAGTTCTCCT ccctgatgaaggcagcagagagagcagTGAACACCCACGGCTCGGGAAGGCACTGGGAGCCGCGGCTCCAGGCCATCGACCCATCCGTCCAG ATAAGGATCAAGAGACCCCAGGTCAGGGCTCCAAgccagcctgccctgcagccgtag